The following are from one region of the Arthrobacter sp. TMP15 genome:
- the atpD gene encoding F0F1 ATP synthase subunit beta — protein MTAQLNEQGTAAKAGATGRIARVIGPVVDVEFPADGIPAIYNALTTEITLNGQTKTITFETSQHLGDGLVRAISLQATDGLVRGTSVQDLGAPITVPVGDGVKGHIFNVLGEPLDVHESELNISERWPIHRKPPAFASLEGSTEMLETGIKSIDLLTPYIKGGKIGLFGGAGVGKTVLIQEMITRVARNFGGTSVFAGVGERTREGNDLWVEMEEAGVLKDTALVFGQMDEPPGTRLRVALSALTMAEYFRDVQNQDVLLFIDNIFRFTQAGSEVSTLLGRMPSAVGYQPNLADEMGLLQERITSTKGHSITSMQAVYVPADDYTDPAPAATFAHLDATTELSREIASRGLYPAIDPLTSTSRILDPQYVGHAHYNTAVRVKQILQKNKELQDIIAILGIDELGEEDKIVVSRARRIQQFLSQNTYTAKQFTGVDGSTVSIADTIEGFTAICDGDVDHIAEQAFFNIGGMDDVERQWAAIQESTK, from the coding sequence ATGACTGCCCAACTTAACGAGCAGGGAACCGCTGCGAAGGCCGGTGCCACAGGCCGCATCGCGCGCGTCATCGGCCCGGTTGTCGACGTCGAATTCCCGGCAGACGGCATTCCCGCCATTTACAATGCGCTGACCACTGAGATCACTCTCAATGGTCAGACCAAAACCATCACCTTCGAAACCAGCCAGCACCTTGGCGACGGTCTCGTGCGTGCCATTTCCTTGCAGGCCACCGACGGACTTGTCCGTGGTACCAGCGTGCAGGACTTGGGTGCCCCCATCACCGTGCCCGTTGGCGACGGCGTCAAGGGTCACATCTTCAACGTTCTGGGCGAACCCCTGGACGTGCACGAGTCTGAACTGAACATCTCCGAGCGGTGGCCTATCCACCGCAAGCCCCCGGCTTTTGCCAGCCTCGAGGGTTCCACGGAAATGCTTGAGACTGGTATCAAGTCCATTGACTTGCTCACCCCGTACATCAAGGGTGGAAAGATCGGATTGTTCGGTGGTGCCGGTGTCGGTAAGACCGTTTTGATCCAGGAAATGATCACCCGTGTTGCACGTAACTTCGGTGGTACCTCGGTATTCGCCGGTGTTGGTGAGCGAACACGAGAAGGTAACGACCTTTGGGTTGAAATGGAAGAAGCCGGTGTTCTTAAGGACACTGCGCTAGTCTTCGGCCAGATGGATGAGCCGCCGGGAACGCGTCTGCGCGTAGCTCTGTCAGCTCTGACCATGGCTGAGTACTTCCGCGATGTGCAGAACCAGGACGTGTTGCTCTTCATCGACAACATCTTCCGTTTCACACAGGCCGGTTCAGAGGTTTCCACACTGCTGGGGCGCATGCCTTCTGCTGTTGGTTACCAGCCAAACCTGGCCGATGAGATGGGCCTCCTGCAGGAGCGCATCACCTCGACCAAGGGCCACTCGATCACGTCCATGCAGGCAGTTTATGTCCCTGCTGATGACTACACCGACCCGGCTCCCGCGGCGACCTTCGCCCACCTGGATGCAACCACGGAACTTTCCCGTGAAATTGCTTCTCGTGGACTGTACCCGGCCATTGATCCGTTGACCTCCACATCACGTATCCTTGACCCGCAGTACGTCGGTCACGCACACTACAACACTGCGGTGCGCGTCAAGCAGATCCTACAGAAGAACAAGGAACTCCAGGACATCATTGCGATCCTTGGAATTGACGAGCTCGGCGAAGAGGACAAGATCGTTGTATCGCGTGCTCGACGCATCCAGCAGTTCCTCTCGCAGAACACCTACACCGCCAAGCAGTTCACCGGCGTTGACGGCTCAACGGTTTCCATCGCTGACACCATTGAGGGCTTCACTGCCATCTGCGACGGCGACGTGGACCACATCGCTGAGCAGGCGTTCTTCAACATCGGCGGCATGGATGATGTTGAGCGTCAGTGGGCCGCAATCCAGGAATCGACTAAGTAA
- a CDS encoding F0F1 ATP synthase subunit gamma produces the protein MGAQIRVYRQKIASTTSMQKIFKAMELIAASRIGKARVRVTASLPYSNAITRAVSAVASQSEVDHPLTTEPKEIRRAAVLVMTSDRGLAGSYSASVLKQAEHLIELLHGEGKDVSTYLVGRKAQAYFDFRGRDYAKVWTGGTDAPDFETARELRVALLEDFATDFEEGGVDEIHVVYTAFKSMVVQEPTVIRLLPLEIVEEEVESSSELLPLYEFEPQPEDVLDALLPRYIESRIFAALLQAAASELAARQRAMKSAGDNASDLIKKYTRLRNNARQAEITQELSEIVAGADALNAS, from the coding sequence ATGGGAGCCCAGATACGGGTTTACCGCCAGAAGATCGCTTCGACCACGTCGATGCAAAAGATCTTCAAGGCGATGGAACTTATCGCTGCGTCCCGCATTGGAAAGGCACGTGTACGTGTCACGGCTTCATTGCCGTACTCCAATGCGATTACCCGTGCCGTTTCTGCCGTTGCGTCCCAATCCGAGGTCGACCACCCGCTAACCACCGAGCCCAAAGAGATTCGTCGGGCCGCGGTATTGGTGATGACTTCTGATCGTGGTCTTGCCGGTTCCTACTCCGCCAGCGTTTTGAAGCAGGCAGAGCACCTAATCGAGTTGTTGCACGGAGAAGGCAAGGACGTCTCGACCTATTTGGTCGGCCGCAAGGCTCAGGCGTACTTTGACTTCCGTGGCCGCGACTACGCCAAGGTGTGGACCGGTGGAACTGATGCACCGGATTTTGAAACTGCACGTGAACTACGCGTGGCCTTGCTAGAGGACTTTGCAACAGATTTTGAAGAAGGTGGCGTCGATGAGATCCATGTCGTTTACACCGCATTCAAATCAATGGTTGTTCAGGAACCGACAGTAATTCGATTGCTACCGCTGGAAATTGTTGAGGAAGAAGTTGAATCTTCATCCGAGTTACTTCCGCTGTATGAGTTCGAACCGCAGCCGGAAGACGTCCTTGACGCCTTGTTGCCACGGTACATTGAGTCACGAATCTTCGCGGCACTTTTGCAGGCGGCAGCTTCCGAGCTTGCCGCACGCCAGCGGGCGATGAAGTCCGCCGGTGATAACGCCAGCGACCTGATCAAGAAGTACACGCGACTTCGTAACAACGCCCGACAGGCTGAAATTACGCAGGAACTCTCCGAGATTGTTGCTGGCGCTGACGCGCTCAACGCCTCCTAG
- the atpA gene encoding F0F1 ATP synthase subunit alpha translates to MADLTINADDVRNALNEFAASYEPGNAERVEVGRVTTASDGIAKVEGLPSVMANELLRFEDGTLGLAQNLDTREIGVVVLGDFTGIAEGQQVHRTGEILSVPVGDNFLGRVVDPLGQPIDDLGEIESEGRRALELQAPGVTERKSVHEPLQTGMKAIDAMIPIGRGQRQLIIGDRQTGKTALAVDAIINQKANWASGDVKKQVRCVYVAIGQKASTIAAVRQTLADHGALEYTTIVASPASDPAGFKYLAPYAGSAIGQHWMYSGKHVLIVFDDLSKQAEAYRAVSLLLRRPPGREAYPGDVFYLHSRLLERCAKLSDELGAGSMTGLPIIETKANDVSAYIPTNVISITDGQIFLQSDLFNANQRPAVDVGVSVSRVGGAAQVKAMKKVAGTLKLELAQYRDMQAFAMFASDLDAATKQQLTRGARLMELLKQGQYAPFPVENQVVSIWMGTNGYLDTVPVEDVLRFETEFLEHLRHNTSILTTLAETNLLEPSTVDALKSNIDAFKKGFFGQGDDQLVGAGHEEFGALAAEDVDQEKIVKQKR, encoded by the coding sequence ATGGCCGACTTGACCATCAATGCCGACGACGTCCGCAATGCCTTGAATGAGTTCGCAGCGTCCTATGAACCGGGCAACGCGGAACGCGTCGAGGTTGGCCGGGTCACCACGGCAAGTGACGGCATTGCCAAGGTAGAGGGTCTTCCCTCTGTCATGGCCAACGAGCTGCTTCGATTCGAAGACGGCACACTGGGCTTGGCCCAGAACTTGGACACTCGCGAGATTGGTGTGGTTGTTCTTGGCGACTTCACTGGCATCGCCGAGGGCCAGCAAGTCCACCGCACAGGGGAGATTCTCTCCGTACCGGTTGGCGATAACTTCCTAGGCCGCGTCGTTGATCCCTTGGGTCAGCCGATTGATGACCTGGGCGAGATCGAATCCGAAGGCCGTCGAGCTCTGGAACTTCAGGCACCCGGCGTTACCGAGCGCAAGTCGGTTCACGAGCCGCTGCAGACCGGTATGAAGGCCATCGACGCCATGATTCCGATCGGCCGTGGCCAGCGTCAGCTGATCATTGGTGACCGCCAGACGGGTAAGACCGCACTGGCCGTTGACGCCATCATCAACCAGAAGGCCAACTGGGCTTCAGGGGACGTGAAGAAGCAGGTTCGTTGCGTTTACGTAGCGATCGGGCAGAAAGCATCGACGATCGCAGCAGTTCGCCAGACCTTGGCCGATCACGGAGCTCTCGAGTACACCACCATCGTGGCTTCTCCGGCTTCTGACCCGGCTGGTTTCAAGTACTTGGCACCGTACGCCGGTTCGGCCATTGGCCAGCACTGGATGTACAGCGGCAAGCACGTTCTGATCGTGTTTGATGACTTGTCCAAGCAGGCGGAAGCTTACCGCGCAGTCTCACTGCTGCTGCGTCGCCCGCCGGGCCGCGAGGCTTACCCCGGTGACGTGTTCTACTTGCACTCCCGCCTTCTGGAACGTTGTGCCAAGCTCTCTGACGAGCTCGGCGCAGGTTCAATGACCGGTCTGCCGATCATTGAAACCAAGGCGAATGACGTTTCGGCGTACATTCCCACCAACGTTATCTCCATTACCGATGGTCAGATCTTCTTGCAGTCAGACCTCTTCAACGCCAACCAGCGTCCCGCTGTTGACGTGGGTGTATCTGTATCGCGTGTTGGTGGCGCGGCACAGGTAAAGGCCATGAAGAAGGTTGCCGGTACTTTGAAGCTGGAACTGGCTCAGTACCGTGACATGCAGGCGTTCGCCATGTTCGCCTCCGATTTGGATGCCGCTACAAAGCAGCAGCTGACTCGCGGAGCGCGTTTGATGGAACTGCTCAAACAGGGACAATACGCACCGTTCCCGGTTGAGAACCAGGTCGTCTCGATCTGGATGGGCACCAATGGCTACTTGGACACGGTCCCGGTGGAGGATGTTCTCCGCTTTGAAACCGAGTTCCTCGAGCACCTGCGTCACAACACGTCGATTCTGACCACGTTGGCTGAAACCAACCTGCTGGAACCTTCGACCGTAGATGCGCTCAAGTCCAATATTGACGCCTTCAAGAAGGGCTTCTTCGGGCAGGGTGACGACCAGTTGGTTGGCGCCGGCCATGAGGAGTTCGGTGCTCTTGCCGCCGAGGACGTTGACCAGGAAAAGATCGTCAAGCAGAAACGCTGA
- a CDS encoding F0F1 ATP synthase subunit delta, with translation MAGVSSKSLAAALESLEPKLATASIVLAQDLFSILELLDSNAGLRRALTDPTRKSADKAVLATKLIAGKVSAEAQVVFLELVAARWSTARDLGDALEVLAATSAIAVAEGQGGGSANLDRLEEELFSFIRVVESSHELQRAFDDAQASNSAKGVLAHKVVPGASDVSTLLIHQAATSPRGLKSTALVQRFVELVAKRQQRWIAYVSVTRDLSAEQLSRLQAGLNNLYGRDLKINVNIDPTLVGGIKVVVGDEVVDATSATRLADLRRRLAV, from the coding sequence ATGGCAGGTGTATCAAGCAAGTCATTGGCAGCGGCTTTGGAGTCGTTGGAACCTAAGCTCGCCACTGCGTCGATCGTGTTGGCTCAGGATCTCTTTTCAATATTGGAGCTTCTGGACAGCAACGCCGGCCTGCGTCGCGCTTTGACCGATCCCACTCGAAAGAGTGCGGACAAAGCAGTTTTGGCCACCAAGCTCATTGCGGGCAAAGTCAGTGCAGAGGCACAGGTTGTGTTTCTGGAACTGGTTGCCGCGCGGTGGAGCACTGCACGTGACCTGGGCGATGCACTGGAAGTCTTGGCTGCAACATCGGCGATCGCGGTTGCCGAAGGTCAAGGTGGCGGTTCTGCCAACCTGGACAGGCTTGAAGAGGAACTCTTCTCGTTTATCCGAGTTGTTGAATCCAGTCATGAACTGCAGCGTGCCTTTGACGATGCACAGGCCTCGAACTCTGCCAAGGGCGTTTTGGCGCACAAGGTTGTTCCTGGGGCCAGCGACGTCTCCACGCTGTTGATCCACCAGGCCGCAACTTCCCCTCGGGGGCTCAAGTCAACGGCCTTGGTGCAACGTTTCGTGGAATTGGTTGCCAAACGCCAGCAACGCTGGATTGCCTACGTCAGTGTCACCCGTGACCTGAGCGCAGAGCAGTTGAGCCGTTTGCAGGCCGGATTGAACAATCTCTACGGTCGCGATTTGAAGATCAATGTCAATATTGACCCGACGTTGGTCGGCGGAATCAAGGTTGTTGTGGGGGACGAGGTTGTTGACGCAACCTCAGCCACGCGACTGGCTGATCTTCGCCGCCGGTTGGCAGTCTAA
- a CDS encoding F0F1 ATP synthase subunit B has translation MVTAAVILASEGANPLLPNWWEVLVTAVAFAVLLFVVKKFIAPSFEKSYTDRVEAIEGGIEKAEEAQAEANALLEQYKAQLMDARTEANGIRETARSEGAQILADLKAKAAEESARITAQAQVQIEAERVAAVNSLRNEVGTLATSLASKIVGEALNDDARSNRVVERFLADLENQSNAGASK, from the coding sequence ATGGTTACCGCAGCAGTAATCCTCGCTAGTGAGGGTGCTAACCCGCTCCTGCCAAACTGGTGGGAAGTTCTAGTCACGGCTGTAGCCTTCGCTGTCCTGCTCTTTGTGGTGAAGAAATTCATTGCACCCAGCTTCGAGAAGTCATACACGGATCGTGTAGAGGCCATTGAAGGTGGGATCGAGAAGGCAGAAGAGGCTCAGGCTGAAGCTAACGCCCTCTTGGAGCAGTACAAAGCTCAGCTGATGGATGCTCGTACGGAAGCCAATGGCATCCGTGAGACCGCCCGTTCAGAAGGCGCCCAGATTTTGGCAGACCTGAAGGCGAAAGCTGCAGAGGAATCTGCACGCATCACCGCCCAGGCTCAAGTTCAGATCGAAGCCGAGCGCGTTGCCGCAGTGAACTCCCTCCGCAATGAGGTTGGCACATTGGCTACATCGCTTGCCAGCAAAATCGTTGGGGAAGCCCTTAACGATGATGCGCGTTCCAACCGTGTGGTTGAGCGCTTCCTGGCCGATCTGGAAAATCAGTCGAACGCGGGTGCATCGAAGTAA
- a CDS encoding ATP synthase F0 subunit C has protein sequence MHGSLNMIGYGLAAIGSAIGVGMIFAAYINGVARQPEAQRILQPIALLGFALAEALAILGLVFAFVVGV, from the coding sequence ATGCACGGCTCCCTTAATATGATTGGTTACGGCCTAGCGGCTATCGGCTCGGCTATTGGCGTGGGCATGATCTTCGCTGCCTACATCAACGGTGTAGCCCGCCAGCCGGAAGCTCAGCGCATCCTGCAGCCCATCGCCCTGCTTGGCTTCGCCCTTGCAGAAGCATTGGCTATCCTTGGTCTGGTCTTCGCCTTCGTCGTTGGCGTCTAG
- the atpB gene encoding F0F1 ATP synthase subunit A, with product MTAFALPMASNDGGFIPPTISDTHLPDILPWMAEYGTGIGKQMILVVLSVVLIAVFFKVAIRNPKLVPGRVQFFAEGFYSFARNTVGRDIMGEKNFRPWVPLLFSVFLFVLLNNIFGAIPFLQLPSFSHAGSAYAIALIIYFTWIGVGVQKNGIRFFKLAVVPSGVPGWILPLLVPLEIISNFIVRPLTHSLRLMATMLAGHMIVILAGSGAQYLIMEQDNILLNATGVAVIAGSVAMYGLELLIMVLQAFVFTLLTAIYIQGSLEADTH from the coding sequence TTGACCGCGTTTGCGCTTCCGATGGCCTCGAATGACGGTGGTTTTATCCCACCGACGATTAGCGACACCCACCTCCCAGACATCCTTCCCTGGATGGCCGAATATGGCACCGGGATTGGCAAGCAGATGATCTTGGTCGTCTTGTCGGTGGTTTTGATCGCAGTGTTCTTTAAGGTCGCGATCCGAAACCCGAAACTGGTTCCGGGCCGAGTCCAATTCTTCGCCGAAGGCTTCTACAGCTTCGCGCGCAATACAGTTGGCCGCGACATCATGGGTGAGAAAAACTTCCGCCCCTGGGTACCGCTGCTATTCTCCGTGTTCTTGTTTGTGCTGCTGAATAACATCTTCGGCGCCATTCCATTCTTGCAACTGCCCTCCTTCTCCCATGCCGGCAGTGCTTACGCAATTGCCCTGATCATCTACTTCACGTGGATTGGTGTTGGAGTGCAGAAGAACGGTATCCGATTCTTCAAGCTGGCAGTTGTTCCGTCCGGGGTTCCCGGCTGGATTCTGCCGTTGCTGGTGCCGCTGGAAATCATTTCCAACTTCATTGTTCGTCCCCTGACGCACTCCTTGCGTTTGATGGCAACAATGCTCGCTGGGCACATGATTGTGATTCTTGCCGGTAGCGGCGCACAGTACTTGATCATGGAACAAGACAACATCTTGCTCAACGCCACCGGCGTTGCAGTGATCGCCGGTTCTGTGGCCATGTATGGCCTGGAACTGTTGATCATGGTTCTGCAAGCATTCGTCTTTACCTTGCTGACAGCGATCTATATCCAGGGCAGCCTGGAAGCTGACACACACTAA
- a CDS encoding glycosyltransferase family 4 protein, with protein sequence MMELWAQITVGALALVLALLLPLVARPLLARAGVLDVPNARSSHTMPTIRGMGITTAVALSVAIIVAVFLPQTGATNQGVATLLVIFAVVLAASTIGWLEDIRGLSVKVRAGLQLSVGGLATAAVALIDPGQQQLWLIPAGAIAVAAYVNVTNFMDGINGISGTHGLLVGGFYAYAGLTTAHAWLVYVGIAIAMSFAGFLPWNLSRNKVFLGDVGSYLLGASIAVTAMCAFLVGVPVEYIFSPVLIYLTDTFVTFLRRLLAGERWYVAHRQHVYQRLTIVGLSHVQATAVVSLATILVSLLGVTAAQGGEVAQILATAAGFIVVLAYLRTPTFFQKLLRKREQKTGFIHGTDENL encoded by the coding sequence ATGATGGAATTGTGGGCTCAAATCACCGTCGGCGCTTTGGCGCTTGTTCTGGCACTTCTGCTTCCGCTGGTAGCCCGGCCATTGTTGGCGCGGGCCGGGGTACTTGATGTTCCCAATGCCCGCTCCTCCCACACAATGCCGACAATCCGGGGTATGGGTATTACCACCGCCGTAGCCCTGTCTGTGGCGATCATTGTGGCGGTCTTTTTGCCCCAGACCGGTGCAACCAACCAGGGTGTGGCGACATTGTTGGTGATATTCGCCGTCGTGCTCGCTGCCTCAACAATCGGCTGGTTAGAAGACATCCGTGGTCTGTCTGTGAAGGTTCGGGCGGGTCTTCAGCTGTCAGTGGGCGGATTGGCCACAGCTGCCGTAGCGCTAATCGATCCGGGTCAGCAGCAGTTGTGGTTGATTCCTGCAGGGGCAATAGCGGTTGCCGCCTACGTCAACGTCACCAACTTTATGGACGGAATTAACGGAATTTCCGGGACACATGGCTTGCTCGTGGGAGGGTTTTACGCTTATGCCGGACTTACTACGGCTCACGCCTGGCTGGTTTATGTTGGCATTGCCATCGCCATGTCGTTTGCGGGGTTCCTGCCCTGGAACCTGAGCCGCAACAAAGTTTTTCTTGGGGATGTTGGAAGCTACCTGCTCGGCGCGTCAATTGCTGTTACTGCCATGTGCGCATTTTTGGTGGGAGTGCCGGTTGAGTACATCTTCTCGCCAGTTCTGATCTACCTCACTGACACCTTTGTAACATTCTTGCGCCGGCTCCTTGCCGGTGAGCGTTGGTACGTTGCCCACCGCCAGCATGTCTACCAGCGCCTAACAATTGTTGGGCTCAGCCACGTACAGGCAACTGCTGTTGTCTCTCTCGCCACCATTCTTGTGAGCCTGCTCGGTGTTACAGCAGCCCAAGGCGGGGAGGTAGCTCAGATTCTCGCCACAGCCGCCGGTTTTATTGTTGTTCTGGCGTATCTGCGCACGCCAACCTTCTTTCAGAAGCTCTTGCGTAAGCGCGAGCAAAAGACTGGGTTCATCCACGGGACAGATGAAAATCTGTAG
- a CDS encoding nucleoside-diphosphate sugar epimerase/dehydratase — protein sequence MNTSSTQPNAKVAVTSTDGERKPRLWLWSQGILDSLCWAIALMLAVLLRYELDVNLINFPGMALLIAIAVATQLIAGWYMALYRGRHVFGSIHEARVLIAVTLIVGVVTSILLSVFINELHIARSVAVIAFPFAALSMAAVRYAKRLYVEGKPIFGEEAQKTLIYGAGFLGNSLVTRMVQDPESPYVPVGLIDDDASKKHLRLSSVGVLGGGDDLPEIIKRTRSTVVVLAVAHISAKRIREISDSVSGLGVKVLVLPPLQEMLSPDTNRDSKGGLTDFREIDVADLIGRTPVETQVEQIAGYVRGKRVLVTGAGGSIGSELCRQLHNFDPAELIMLDRDESGLQHTQLSIEGHGLLDDKNIVLADIRDADFLNDIFARRRPEVVFHAAALKHAPLLQMYPEEGWKTNVIGSLNVLQAARSVDVETFVNVSTDKAASPTTALGHSKRAAEKLTSWMAGETGMRYVSVRFGNVIGSRGSMLPLFTDQINNGGPVTVTHPDVTRFFMTIPEACQLVIQAGAIGHGGDVLILDMGEPVRIMDVAERMIAMSGRDIKIKITGLRPSEKLHEQLTGDDEVKDPDGHAKISHTHARPLSPESLDLALWLQRCRDEAGAQAPSIDESDGDVAAGA from the coding sequence TTGAATACCTCAAGCACCCAGCCAAACGCAAAAGTCGCTGTCACTTCCACCGACGGCGAACGTAAACCGAGGCTGTGGCTTTGGTCGCAAGGAATTCTTGATTCGTTGTGTTGGGCGATCGCCTTGATGCTAGCCGTATTGCTGCGTTACGAGCTGGACGTCAACCTTATTAACTTCCCCGGCATGGCGTTGCTGATTGCTATAGCCGTTGCCACTCAGCTGATTGCCGGCTGGTACATGGCCTTGTACCGCGGCCGCCATGTGTTCGGCAGTATTCATGAGGCCCGCGTGCTGATTGCTGTGACATTAATAGTCGGCGTTGTGACAAGTATTTTATTGTCAGTTTTCATCAATGAGCTCCATATTGCCCGTTCGGTGGCAGTTATTGCGTTCCCCTTCGCCGCGCTTTCCATGGCGGCTGTGCGTTATGCAAAGCGACTCTACGTTGAAGGCAAACCAATTTTTGGGGAAGAAGCCCAAAAAACTTTGATCTATGGTGCCGGTTTCCTTGGTAATTCACTTGTCACCCGTATGGTTCAGGACCCTGAATCGCCTTACGTCCCCGTTGGACTAATTGATGATGACGCCTCTAAAAAGCATCTGCGTCTGAGCTCGGTTGGCGTTCTCGGCGGTGGAGACGACCTCCCTGAGATCATCAAACGCACCCGATCAACTGTTGTGGTCCTTGCAGTTGCCCACATCAGCGCAAAGCGGATCCGCGAAATCTCCGACAGTGTCTCAGGTCTTGGCGTGAAAGTCCTTGTGCTGCCGCCGCTGCAGGAAATGCTAAGTCCGGATACCAACCGGGACAGCAAAGGTGGCCTCACAGATTTCCGAGAGATTGACGTTGCTGACCTTATTGGCCGCACCCCTGTAGAAACACAAGTGGAACAGATCGCCGGCTATGTCAGAGGAAAACGTGTTCTGGTGACCGGTGCCGGAGGCTCGATTGGTTCCGAGTTGTGCCGCCAGTTACACAACTTTGACCCTGCGGAACTGATCATGCTTGACCGTGATGAATCCGGATTGCAGCATACTCAGCTCTCTATTGAAGGCCACGGCCTGCTGGATGATAAGAATATTGTGTTGGCAGACATCCGGGATGCGGACTTCTTGAATGACATCTTCGCCAGACGCCGTCCAGAAGTAGTGTTCCATGCGGCCGCGCTCAAGCATGCACCACTGCTACAGATGTACCCCGAAGAGGGTTGGAAAACTAACGTCATTGGTTCCTTGAACGTGCTTCAAGCTGCTCGCAGTGTGGACGTGGAAACCTTTGTTAACGTTTCCACCGATAAGGCGGCTAGTCCCACAACGGCGTTGGGCCACTCGAAACGGGCCGCCGAAAAGCTCACATCGTGGATGGCGGGGGAGACGGGCATGCGCTACGTGTCAGTCCGGTTTGGCAACGTCATAGGCAGCCGAGGCTCCATGCTTCCCTTATTCACCGACCAGATCAATAACGGCGGTCCCGTCACTGTCACGCACCCCGATGTGACCCGTTTTTTTATGACCATTCCGGAGGCTTGCCAACTTGTCATTCAGGCAGGAGCGATCGGCCACGGTGGGGACGTTCTGATCTTGGACATGGGGGAGCCAGTGCGCATCATGGACGTGGCAGAACGCATGATTGCCATGTCAGGACGCGATATCAAGATCAAGATCACTGGCCTGCGCCCTTCAGAGAAGCTGCACGAACAGCTGACAGGAGATGACGAGGTTAAGGACCCCGATGGGCACGCCAAAATTTCGCACACGCATGCTCGACCGCTCAGCCCGGAGAGTCTCGATCTTGCACTATGGTTGCAGCGCTGCCGTGACGAGGCCGGGGCGCAGGCCCCCAGCATTGATGAGTCCGACGGCGACGTTGCGGCGGGTGCATGA
- a CDS encoding glycosyltransferase, which produces MIDTVAVAALTFDRPEDVRTLLGALSAQTHTPHAIALVDSGTQSVESIAAQAPSPVTYVRSLANLGGAGGFSLAILNAMASGADWVWIMDDDAHPEDPACLATLLEAAKSRNLDVVVPLIVAPGEPTKLSFPFRIDGHLTHDRSVVEPLGFIDNVGQFFNGALIRTDVFFKVGLPDLRLFIRGDETDFMLRLRQAKVKFGTVTSVALTHPAGWGEVQEVLGDRLHVLVPETPFKRFYYYRNRGFLTRKHRRVRSLVADAAGYPLYFLKKGDLKGLAKWARTYGAGLRGPNFGPMKDQQF; this is translated from the coding sequence TTGATAGACACAGTAGCCGTCGCTGCGCTCACTTTTGATCGGCCGGAGGACGTGCGAACGTTGTTGGGGGCCTTATCAGCTCAAACCCACACCCCACATGCCATCGCACTTGTCGATTCAGGTACACAGTCGGTGGAGTCGATTGCGGCACAAGCACCCTCGCCTGTTACCTACGTTCGGTCTTTGGCGAACTTGGGCGGTGCCGGCGGATTCTCCCTCGCCATCCTAAACGCCATGGCCTCTGGCGCCGACTGGGTCTGGATCATGGACGACGACGCCCACCCGGAAGACCCCGCCTGCCTGGCCACCCTGTTGGAGGCCGCCAAAAGCCGCAATTTGGATGTTGTTGTGCCATTGATCGTGGCACCCGGTGAGCCAACCAAGTTATCTTTTCCATTCCGTATTGACGGTCATCTAACCCACGATCGTTCAGTAGTGGAGCCCTTGGGTTTCATTGACAATGTTGGGCAGTTCTTTAACGGCGCTCTGATCCGCACAGACGTTTTCTTCAAGGTTGGGCTTCCGGATCTGCGCCTGTTTATCCGTGGTGATGAAACTGACTTCATGCTTCGACTGCGCCAAGCCAAGGTGAAGTTTGGCACTGTCACCTCCGTGGCTCTGACCCATCCGGCGGGCTGGGGCGAGGTTCAGGAAGTTCTTGGGGACAGGCTCCATGTGCTTGTTCCGGAAACCCCGTTCAAGCGCTTTTATTACTACCGCAACCGCGGATTTCTCACCCGCAAGCACCGCCGCGTGCGCTCCCTGGTGGCCGACGCCGCCGGGTACCCCCTGTATTTCCTTAAAAAGGGTGACCTTAAAGGTCTGGCCAAATGGGCGCGAACCTACGGCGCCGGCCTGCGGGGACCAAACTTCGGCCCCATGAAGGACCAACAGTTTTGA